One window from the genome of [Clostridium] celerecrescens 18A encodes:
- a CDS encoding tyrosine-type recombinase/integrase, whose amino-acid sequence MNIKSKEKQLKRSCDLSKIKTRPDDGRKYFIVNRKPISSNTYEGLINKLYDHFFGDNAATMEAYFETWMEWREKETSVSRKTIRENRFMWNSLLKDQDITLIPLKELTARDLIIYFRNITKGRQITRKRFNDLKSIMNGILYLAVENDIIERNCLRDINYKQFSYKAENTRITPYTEEERLQIINYLGDDFYSLAIKLDFYLILRIGELKGLRWDDISGDFLHIQRFVDDKNEIIEDIKGHASEGKRYMPLTPKAKEILTQIQTLNPNSEYIFIRNGQPLATVTFNRRLKKCCEELGIEYRSSHKLRFSTASIMYKNGMEDTELQKLLGHTSLNMTHHYLRNITSQEETASKMRAILD is encoded by the coding sequence ATGAATATAAAATCAAAAGAAAAACAGCTAAAAAGGAGTTGTGATTTATCAAAAATTAAAACTAGGCCTGATGATGGACGAAAATATTTTATCGTCAACAGAAAGCCAATAAGCAGCAACACCTACGAAGGACTAATTAATAAGCTATATGATCATTTCTTTGGGGATAATGCTGCCACTATGGAAGCATATTTTGAAACCTGGATGGAATGGAGAGAAAAGGAGACAAGCGTAAGTAGAAAGACAATTAGAGAAAATCGCTTTATGTGGAATTCTTTACTGAAAGATCAGGATATCACCTTGATTCCCTTAAAAGAGTTGACAGCAAGGGATTTGATTATCTATTTCAGGAACATTACAAAAGGCCGCCAGATCACAAGAAAACGCTTTAATGACCTTAAAAGCATTATGAATGGAATTCTGTACCTTGCAGTGGAAAATGATATTATAGAACGAAATTGCCTTCGAGACATCAACTACAAACAGTTCAGCTATAAGGCGGAAAATACCAGGATCACACCATACACTGAGGAAGAACGTCTGCAAATTATAAATTACTTGGGAGATGATTTTTACTCACTAGCCATAAAACTGGACTTCTATTTAATCCTGCGCATAGGCGAATTGAAAGGATTAAGGTGGGATGACATCTCAGGAGATTTTCTACATATCCAACGCTTTGTAGATGACAAGAATGAAATCATTGAAGATATCAAAGGTCATGCAAGCGAAGGGAAACGTTACATGCCATTGACACCGAAGGCTAAAGAAATCCTGACACAAATCCAAACTCTCAATCCAAACAGCGAATACATCTTCATCCGTAACGGTCAACCTTTGGCAACAGTAACCTTTAACCGCCGCTTAAAGAAATGCTGCGAAGAATTAGGCATAGAATACCGCTCCTCCCACAAGCTCCGCTTCTCCACCGCCTCCATCATGTACAAGAACGGAATGGAAGACACCGAGCTCCAAAAGCTCCTAGGCCACACAAGCCTCAACATGACCCACCACTACCTCCGCAACATCACTTCCCAGGAAGAAACAGCATCAAAAATGAGGGCAATCCTGGATTAA
- a CDS encoding CvpA family protein — MTKLYMENWLSVAAGVYLLGMVLYGHHRGFIRLIVSMLAVVLSLTIVRVALPSVTGYLKENTGLQQTISESMKKSVGLEQEENPSGEVLEAPSAQRMIIENLKLPQSVKNALIENNNSEVYQMLGVQAFTDYVGNYLADVILNSVGFVLLFAAIYLFSRLVMRWLDIISRLPIISGINKIAGALLGGLEGLVFLWIACLLVTAFSGTEWGLMLTRQIEASKWLSFIYTHNFLNLMVLGVLRGFV, encoded by the coding sequence ATGACAAAGCTATATATGGAAAACTGGTTATCTGTAGCAGCCGGAGTTTATCTTTTGGGAATGGTCCTTTATGGACATCACAGAGGATTTATACGGTTGATTGTATCAATGCTGGCGGTGGTCCTGTCTTTGACCATTGTCCGGGTTGCTTTACCTTCGGTAACGGGGTATTTAAAGGAAAATACAGGTCTTCAGCAGACTATTTCAGAGAGCATGAAAAAATCCGTAGGTTTGGAACAGGAAGAAAATCCTTCCGGGGAAGTCTTGGAAGCTCCATCTGCCCAGCGTATGATTATTGAAAATCTTAAGCTGCCCCAAAGCGTCAAGAACGCACTCATTGAAAATAACAACAGTGAAGTGTATCAAATGCTTGGAGTTCAGGCTTTTACAGACTATGTTGGTAACTATCTTGCAGATGTAATTCTTAATTCTGTGGGATTCGTTCTTCTGTTTGCTGCAATCTATCTGTTTTCAAGGCTGGTTATGAGGTGGCTGGATATTATCTCAAGACTTCCTATTATATCAGGAATCAATAAGATAGCAGGCGCTCTGCTTGGTGGTTTGGAAGGACTTGTATTCCTTTGGATTGCCTGTCTGCTGGTCACTGCGTTCTCCGGAACCGAGTGGGGCCTGATGCTGACCCGGCAGATTGAAGCGAGTAAATGGCTGTCCTTTATATACACCCATAATTTCTTAAATCTGATGGTTCTAGGGGTCCTGCGTGGCTTTGTGTGA